The Solanum pennellii chromosome 11, SPENNV200 genome contains a region encoding:
- the LOC107003928 gene encoding uncharacterized protein LOC107003928, whose protein sequence is MVKEMSSRMNLFVAGLGRASSKEVRAAMMIDGMDISLLIVYVQQVEDEKLREREEYRKKKAKTRNEFGQVASSVGQEVHFMKQCPKNKQGGGNPGNRAQYSSSVPLERVAPRGATSDNGGGANRLYAITSR, encoded by the exons ATGGTTAAGGAAATGAGTAGCAGAATGAACTTATTTGTCGCTGGTTTAGGTCGTGCTTCAAGCAAAGAGGTCAGAGCTGCAATGATGATAGACGGCATGGATATATCCTTGTTGATAGTATATGTACAGCAAGTTGAAGACGAAAAGCTGAGGGAAAGAGAAGAGTACAGGAAAAAGAAAGCCAAGACTAGGAATGAGTTTGG TCAGGTTGCTTCAAGTGTTGGTCAAGAGGTTCATTTCATGAAACAGTGCCCTAAGAATAAGCAAGGTGGTGGAAATCCGGGCAATAGAGCCCAATATTCATCATCTGTTCCACTAGAAAGGGttgcacctagaggagctacTTCCGACAATGGTGGAGGAGCAAATCGCCtttatgcaatcactagccgcTAA